The Jiangella sp. DSM 45060 genome contains the following window.
GGCTCCACCAAGGGGTTCGCCCCCGCCGCCGACCTCGCCCGCGAGGGCGACGACCTGGTGGCCCGCTTCGACCTCCCGGGCATCGACCCGGAGAACGACGTCACGGTCGAGGTCGAGGGGCGCCGGCTGGTCGTCCGCGGCGAGCGCAAGGACGTCCGCGACGAGAACGGCACCGGCCGCCGGGTCCGTGAGGTGCGTTACGGCAGCTTCCGCCGCACCGTCGCGCTACCTGGAGCGGCCGACCCGAGCGCCGTCAGCGCGAGCTACGACGCCGGCGTCCTCACCGTGACGGTGTCCGGCGTCTACGCGGGCACCTCGCCCACCCGCATCGAGGTGCAGCGCGCCGCCTGACGCAAGGCGGAACACCGACGGCCGGGGCGGTCCACAGCGGACCGCCCCGGCCGTTTCGCGTCCCCCGGGTCCCGTGGGGGTCGCGGCGGTGTCAGGGCTCGATGCCGACCACGGAGTCGA
Protein-coding sequences here:
- a CDS encoding Hsp20/alpha crystallin family protein encodes the protein MSTTLAPFADVDRLFRTFWDAPVATGSTKGFAPAADLAREGDDLVARFDLPGIDPENDVTVEVEGRRLVVRGERKDVRDENGTGRRVREVRYGSFRRTVALPGAADPSAVSASYDAGVLTVTVSGVYAGTSPTRIEVQRAA